CTAAAAGATAAAAACCAGTTTCTTATTATGTGTTTGGTTTGAAGttaaagtgggatgagatcgaggTGACACTGTTTTCTTGATTTTTTGGGATCATATCGCCACTAAAAGTTAATTCGGTGTTTACCTCGCTTTTACATGACTCTTATCCAAACACTATAGAAACAGTGGTCGCCCTCTTCCATCCTTCTATGTACATCCAACCAAATACATCCTTAAAAACTAGGTTACTTTAAATATGACTTAAATGTCTTCTAAAAGCTTATAActatagctctacaattttctGGGACACCTAATAATCTGTTTTATCTGTATCAATTTTTTGGAGCTCGAGGTGTACCAAAATATCTGGGGGAAATCTCCACTCTCGCTAACCGGTTTTCGGCGTGATGGCTGATGAGTTGTTCCACGGGAAGACAGACTGAgtctgagagagagagagagaagagagagagagagagcacacGCAAGACGAGCGTCGCCTTCTCCGAATCCCCTCCTTGCCAAACACGAGCTGCCTAACCAAATCCGTCCACGCTGTCTCGTCCCCTCGGCATCGCAGTCTCCTACCCAAATCGTCCTCGTTTCCTCCTCCCCGAACTGACCCGCTGTTGCCGACGGctagtaggatgacgaagctgacctCGGAGCTACTGCGGCCGGTGGTTCCGGCGGCGGCGCTGGACGAGGCGGCGCTGCTGCGCTACCTGGTGGCCAACGTCCCGGGCTTCCCGGGCCCCGCGCCCGCGCTATCGCTGACCCAGTTCGGGCACGGCCAGTCCAACCCCACCTACTGCATCCACGCCTCCGCGCCCGGCGGGGGGCAGCCCAGGCGCTACGTGCTCAGGAAGAAGCCGCCCGGGGCCATCCTCCAGTCCGCGCACGCCGTCGAGCGCGAGTACCAGGTCCGCTCCGGTTCCATCTCCATCTTCCCGCCGCCGCTCTTCTTCTGCGGAAAGGACGCCAATCCGATGTGCTAGTGGATGCGACCTTGTACGAATCACCCATTGGAATAGTGAATTTATTGTTTCCCTTCCACAGGCAGAGCTGTATTAGTACTAGATTTTGTTAGCAGTATATATCCAGGTTCCAGGGAGAGAAACGGGCAGAATCAGTGCTGATTTCGATATTTTTTGCTGCGTTTTCCTACATGGCATTTTATTGCTTTCCATGTCTAATGCAATGAAATCTTACAAACTGAACCATCCTCTACCGTGGGAACCCTGTACAATTCAGTTCATTAGAtagtttttttcttcttcttcttctgagcATTTCGAAAATCACTTGACAGCGGCGATGTACCTTATGTTATTGGCAAACAACTGCTTGCATCTTGGTCGGCGTGGAACAATTATGTAGTGTTTCCTTTCTTCTAATAACACATATGGGCTTACTCCAGTCATTTCCTATCGGGAAGCAGGTTCTCAAAGCTCTGGGGGATCACACAGATGTTCCTGTCCCGAAGGTTTATTGTCTCTGCACAGATGCAAGTGTAATTGGAACTCCTTTCTATATAATGGAGTATCTGGAAGGAATAATATATCCTGATAGCGCGTTGCCGGTATGATGTTTCCCCCCATGTTCTTATGTACTCTTTTGTACTGGCCAGGAGCCCAGAACTTCAATCTGTTTCTAAAATGTTTCTCGGCATATTTATGAAGCAGTTATTTATTTAGCTTACTAGCACTTTTAGTGGAAACACAGGGCACCGTGCCTATACACAATGTGTGTACCAATAGTAGTAACTTCTAGTTTGTGTTTGTTTGATCCTTTTGTTACAGGGGGTAACTCCATCTAAAAGGCGGGCTATATATTTGTCTACTGCcaaaactttggctgctatacACAAAGTTGATATTAATGCCATTGGATTACAAAAGTATGGGAGAAGAGACAATTATTGCAAAAGACAGGTAGGTTCTAATTACTCATTTTCTGCGTGTTGATTCACTCCTCTGACTTATTCCTTTTCTCTCTCCCTCAGTTTAGTAACCTTTACTGAATAATGAGTTTACAAACAAATATGCCCTCTCTTCATTCATGTCTAAATGAACGTACTCTTAAGTGGCAATCATTTAACTTGTTAGTCTACACGCATCGATTTCCAATTATTCTTTTCTGCGTAAATGGATATTGCCTCACAACTTGTAGCTTGATCACTCAGGTTAAGAAAGAGATACCTAGTTGAATTGATCTGTGTGATGTTTTCCTGTGGTACTCCATTGCATTCGAAAATTGTTTCTGTATTGTGTTTCAGGTAGAAAGATGGGAGAGGCAATATCTTGCATCCACTGGCGAAGGGAAGCCTGCACGTTACCAGAGGATGCTTGATCTAGCTCGTTGGTTGAAAGAACATGTACCAGAAGAAGATTCCTCACCAGGACCAGGAACAGGCCTTGTGCATGGTGATTACCGCCCTGATAATCTAGTTTTTCATCCAACAGAGGTCTGGATTTctgtcatttgcaagtgtttgtgCATTCGTCTGTGTTGGGCATATAATTTTACATGATTTGTAAGACAATTAGATCTGCTTGTATACAGGACCGAGTAATTGGCGTTATTGATTGGGAACTATCTACTTTGGGGAATCAGATGTGTGATGTTGCTTATAGCTGCTTGGTATGTACTTCCTTATTTTGACATCAATCGCCTATATTTAGTGTAAATCATTCCTTTTGCATCATATCTTTTCCTGTTATATTCCGACAATGGTAGTTCATTGAAATTTGAATGTGATGCTGTTTGGTGTACTCGTTCAAAAAGACATTTTACTTACTTTTACTCCGCTCATGGCTCGAGCTAGTTTCAACGAAGAACACATATTTTTTTGTACCATATTTTCCTTTTTTTTACTGCAGAGTGATGACCATCAATAGAGTTGCAAGAGATAAGAGTTATGTAAGATGTTCTGTGTAACCCTTTAGAGCCCGCCCAAATTGAGTGGATCTGATCTCTCTTGTATTGCAGGGCCCCTCTAATGCAGTAAACTGTGCTTGTTAAGCTTACTGGTTTCCTTTTATATTTGGGGCCTTATTATCACTGCCTCTGAATTTGTACCATACCCCATGCTCAATAGCGATATATAAATATTCATTTTATTGCGTTTTTCTTGCTTTTTGTTTCACTATAATGTTATGTTACTTGTTTGGTTGTCTCTGATGACTTTCCTGTTCAGCCATATATTATCGATGCAGCACCCAGTGCAAGGACTTCTTATGGAGGGTTTCAAGATACTGGCATTCCAGATGGAATTCCTCAACTGGAAGAGTACCTTTCTATATACTGCTCTTTTGCTGTAAGCATCAAATACACATATTCCAGGTTGGCAATGGATAAGCCACATTCTATTAGCTGTTTCCCTTCACTTATTCTAAAATATTTCTCAGGCAAGACCCTGGCCTGCTGCAAATTGGAAGTTCTACATTGCTTTTTCTTTGTTTCGTGGGGCATCTATCTATGCAGGAGTATATCACAGATGGACTATGGTACGTGTTCCAAACTCCTGAAATCTGGAAGCTAAGACTTCTTATTTATTCTCATTTACTTGAGCTGGCACACAGGGTAATGCATCAGGTGGTGAGCGCGCTAAATTTGCTGGCAGGGTTGCTAACGCTATGATTGACTGTGCCTGGGACTTCATAAATAGAGTAAATGTCCTGCAAGAACTGCCTTCTAAGGGTAATTATGTTCAGCAATTTCATCTTAACAACCTCCTGGAGTCTTTGTGGATACTGGGTAGGCAATTTGTGTTTTAACCATCCTTTGCATTCAACATTAGGTTCTCAAGTCTTAGGAGCATCGTGGCAAGAATTTCACAGAGAGGAAGAAAGTTCAACTTCTGAAAAGAATCAAGGAAAATTTGTTCCTAGTGAAAAGGTTATGCAGCTTCGAAAGAAACTAATAAAGTTTATCGAAGATCACATATACCCAATGGAGGCTGAGTTCTACAAACATGCACAATCAACCTCAAGATGGACAATTCATCCAGAAGAAGAAAATCTTAAAGCATTGGCAAAGAAGGAGGGCCTATGGAACTTGTTTATTCCGGTATGTTTCACCCCCTTTGAAACCCTGTGTGCTTACATTATTTGAAAAATTCGCCTCATTATTTTTCTTCTGTTAATGGAGGTTCGTCTGTTCTGTAGTTGCTTCATCTATTCTAACTACAATCGTTCATCTGCAGCTAGACAGTGCAGCGAGAGCTAGAAAGCTATTGTTTGAAGACCATTCTCAAATTTCCCTTGGAAGTTCGAATAATCTTTTGCTGGGCGCGGGTCTTACAAATCTTGAATATGGATATCTGTGTGAGATTATGGGACGTTCAGTTTGGGCTCCACAAATATTTAACTGTGGTGCACCTGATACAGGTAACATGGAGGTAAGATAAAAATGATCTTCATTCTATTATGTAGAATAATGGTTAAAGTTATAGTTGGTTTAAAGGTCACAGTGGGGCCCATTAGATCTACCCCCATTTGGGGAAATAAAATATTTCTCAAATTTGTGCTTGGCATATAGTTCTTATCTTTATTTTTTGTCACATTGTGAAAAGTCTTGGATATCAACAATTATATCTGACACTGTTTTCTAGCCATGTAAATATAAAGTACTTTTATATGCAGAAGAATCTTTATCTTCCATTTTCAGTGATTCATTGCAGTTGCTAGTCAGCATGAATAATTTGTTATGTGACAATTCATAATGCATATCAATCAGGTCCTGTTGAGGTATGGCACTAAGGAGCAACAGAAGCAATGGTTAGTTCCTTTATTGGAAGGGACAATTCGTTCTGGATTTGCAATGACAGAACCACAAGTTGCATCTTCAGACGCGACAAATATAGAATGCTCAATATCCAGGTAATGAAAGGGGGAGAAAATGTTTACTGGCCTGTCAATGGTACTCCGTTTGGATGTTAATATTTCATTGCCCGTAGTTGCTTCTCTGTTCCCTTCTCTCTTGCTTGCCTCATTCTGACCCTACTGTAGCTAACATTTTATTTTCCCACTTTTATCCAGGAAAAAGCTAAATGAAAGCTCTAAATAATATATATTTGCATGATATGCTGTTCTCTTGTAATTTAAATAGATGCGCTGTCTTTTTTGTTTGAACTTTATAAGCTCTTATTGTTTTTTTCCTTCTCAATAGGCAAGGAGATTTTTATGTGATAAATGGAAGGAAGTGGTGGACCAGTGGAGCTATGGATCCTAGGTGCAAAATCCTGATATTAATGGTAACTTGCATCTATCTATAGCTACGTGATACTGTGATGGTGTATTGCCTAATTCCGTCTCAATgctgattttatatttttttcatTCAGGGAaagacagatttttctgcacctaagCATAAGCAGCAGTCCATGATTTTAGTGGACATCAACACTCCTGGGGTGCAGATAAAGAGACCATTGTTAGTCTTTGGTTTTGATGATGCACCTCATGGACACGCAGAGATTACATTTGAAAACGTGCGTGTTCCAGTAACAAATATCCTGCTTGGAGAAGGGCGTGGTTTTGAGATTGCTCAAGTAAGCACAGTGCCTTGCTGTTATTACCAATGCTTTTACTGTAACTTGTGCTTTGTGTGATATATAGATGCTTCGCAGGGAAGACTTGGTCCTGGAAGGTTACATCATTGCATGAGGCTAGTAGGAGCAGCAGAACGTGGCATGAATCTGATGGTAGAGAGGGCCTTAAACAGGACCGCATTTGGAAAGAGGATTGCACAGCATGGTTCCTTTTTATCAGATCTTGCAAAGGTATGCTGGTTCGCTTCAGATAAATGAATCAAGAATTTTCCAGTTTAAACCTGcaattttttctctctctctctggcaTTCCACTAACATGCATGCGGTTGCGGAGTGCAGTGTCGGATTGAACTGGAGCAGGCAAGGCTTTTAGTCCTTGAAGCTGCCGATCAACTCGATCGACATGGGAACAAGAAAGCACGTGGTATCCTCGCGATGGCCAAGGTAATAAGCCAAGCTTCTTGGTCATCACCTTCTTTTTTTAACAATTTTAGCAAAACGATTCAATGGAGCTGGCCTGCCTCCATGCAGGTTGCAGCTCCAAATATGGCCCTGAAGGTGCTTGACATGGCGATGCAAGTTCACGGCGCAGCTGGTGTCTCGTCTGACACGGTCTTGTCGCACCTATGGGCAACGGCTAGGACACTGCGGATTGCAGACGGCCCCGACGAGGTCCATCTCGGGACAATCGCCAAGCTGGAACTGCGGAGGGCTAGGTTGTAACTCGAGGGCGATGTACAGCTCGCCCGTCTTGCGAATGAATAAAGAAGGAACATCACCCGTCGTCATTTAACGTCCATGTGAATACTTAGATGAATAAATAAATCCTACTTTCAGTAGCAGTTACTCTTATTTTCAATAAACCATATATAATATCAATCTTTAATA
This portion of the Zea mays cultivar B73 chromosome 2, Zm-B73-REFERENCE-NAM-5.0, whole genome shotgun sequence genome encodes:
- the LOC100502333 gene encoding Probable acyl-CoA dehydrogenase IBR3, with translation MTKLTSELLRPVVPAAALDEAALLRYLVANVPGFPGPAPALSLTQFGHGQSNPTYCIHASAPGGGQPRRYVLRKKPPGAILQSAHAVEREYQVLKALGDHTDVPVPKVYCLCTDASVIGTPFYIMEYLEGIIYPDSALPGVTPSKRRAIYLSTAKTLAAIHKVDINAIGLQKYGRRDNYCKRQVERWERQYLASTGEGKPARYQRMLDLARWLKEHVPEEDSSPGPGTGLVHGDYRPDNLVFHPTEDRVIGVIDWELSTLGNQMCDVAYSCLPYIIDAAPSARTSYGGFQDTGIPDGIPQLEEYLSIYCSFAARPWPAANWKFYIAFSLFRGASIYAGVYHRWTMGNASGGERAKFAGRVANAMIDCAWDFINRVNVLQELPSKGSQVLGASWQEFHREEESSTSEKNQGKFVPSEKVMQLRKKLIKFIEDHIYPMEAEFYKHAQSTSRWTIHPEEENLKALAKKEGLWNLFIPLDSAARARKLLFEDHSQISLGSSNNLLLGAGLTNLEYGYLCEIMGRSVWAPQIFNCGAPDTGNMEVLLRYGTKEQQKQWLVPLLEGTIRSGFAMTEPQVASSDATNIECSISRQGDFYVINGRKWWTSGAMDPRCKILILMGKTDFSAPKHKQQSMILVDINTPGVQIKRPLLVFGFDDAPHGHAEITFENVRVPVTNILLGEGRGFEIAQGRLGPGRLHHCMRLVGAAERGMNLMVERALNRTAFGKRIAQHGSFLSDLAKCRIELEQARLLVLEAADQLDRHGNKKARGILAMAKVAAPNMALKVLDMAMQVHGAAGVSSDTVLSHLWATARTLRIADGPDEVHLGTIAKLELRRARL